The genome window TGTAAAATCTTACGCGATCAAATAATGAACACCAAGCAATCACTGCAGGATGTCAATACGCGTTTGCAACGACTCGAAACCGATTACAATGAATATAAAGAGGAAGCGGAACGCAAGCAACAAGAGATCAAAGAGCAGGAGGAGCAACGTCTCGCTGAAATGTCCGAGAAATTACATCAACGCGAACAGGAATGTGACGATTTGCGACGCCGTGTGTCCGAATTCATGCTCCAGCGCGCTGAAATGGTAGATGAGGAGGAAAAACGGGCCATTGAGAAGCTAGACGCGGCTATAGGCGACATGGATTTGGGAGATGATGATGACGACGATAATGAAGTGGAAGAAAATGATGATAATGAAGATAAATTTGATGAAGGTGATGGGGAACACAAGGAAGATGGAAATGAGAAGGATTCTAGTAAAAAAGAATTGCGTTCACCGCGAGTTACGAAGAGCCTTGAGATAATGAATGGCGTGGGAACAAAATTCTTGCATAGCAATGATGAAAAGGAGGTAAAATATTTATCGATGATGTAGtttgaacaaaaatatcatcaaacgttaacttcggttgtaccgaggctataatacccttcacaaatccaaaaacttgtttttgctAGGtccgtttgtatgacagctgaaTAGTCCACATATACTATACAGAAACGGACAAGATTCGTCATGCTGATTATGTATACTTTCTAGGGTCTCTGACGTTTAGTTCTGGGTTTTAAAAACTTTGTGTCAAACTTAATTTACAGTattaagagtataaaaaatggtatttgaaacagacgaagagctcgagttgccgctaGAAACGAAAGtaacccttgcgcagcttcgttctgggtactgtagcaggttaaactcctacttatccagtaTAGACCCAGACATATtcaatatatgtcctgcgtgcaatgagtctctgTGTCACTGACCACCTTTTTGCATGCTCCACCAActccactcatctaacacccctcTCGCTTTCGTCCGACCCcttcgaaacagcacgtttcttgggccttccGTTAAATGACGGCGACCACAACCTGGCTAACCCTTACCATCCCAACGGGGAATACTTTCCCCTTATGACAACAACATagcttgtttatttttatattaaaaaaatacatgattATCTTCCGCTTTTCTCTAGGTCTTAAACAGTACGTCCAGATCTGATGTTTCACAAAAGGAGGATAAGCAAAAAAGCAATGCCAAGGAGTCCACGATACTCAAATGGCTGCAAAATTCGGATTTGAATCAAAAGGAAGGTTCCATTGATATCTTCAAGGCCATTTGTAATGACTCGGATTCGAGTGACGAACAAGAACTTCCATTACTTGAGAACGATGTTGTCATCGATAGCGAAAGCGGTATTGGTACCTCAATGGaggatataaaattaaaatataagaaatcgaaaaataaattacaaagcgTACAGAGCATTTTATGTCAATTGGTAGAGgcggaaatgtcaaaagagtgcTACAAATCAGCTGGTGCTAATACAACAGAGCACAATGCTACAGATATAGAAAATGAGGCTTTAAAAGAAACACGCAATGAAGGGGGCTGCGCACCGATGGATCATGAACAAAAGCTATTATTACTCAAACGTAGCGTAGCCATATTGAGTGAAGCATACAAAGAGATATGTGACAACCTGAACGAGCATGAGTTACAGAAAGTGTTGACCGAGGATACAAAGGAGTTGTCACCACCACCTGCGATAACGGTGCAAACACAATTCCAAAGTTATGCACCATCATTCAACACCAGCGCCACTGCGGGCAATAAGCTGATACCACAAGATACTTTGAAGCCACTAATAGAAGCTGCTGAGGAAGAAGATGACGTAAAGGTGGATgatttggctgaaaataaaGTACAATCAGAGCAAACAGCTAATGATGACGCGCAAAGTGAAGAATGCATTACAGTGACTACACCGTCTACAATCGTTTCGAACGTTATGGCATGCGAAGAAGTCACTTTAAGGGATGAAGTGCGCGCCTATCAAGGGCAGATAAAGGAGTTAAATCTAAAGCTAGAGCAAGTCGAGAGTGACGCACAAAATACGCttgaaataatgcaaatagaATGTGACACATACAAAGAAAAACTCGCCGAATTATCAAAAGTTGTGCAAAAGGCCTGCGAAGAGAAGCGGGAACTTGAGAAATTGCTTGATAAACGTGCGATCAGCGTAGAAAAGGAACAGCTGCAAGTAGAACAAAACGACGCCACAATCGACGAACCCAGCGACGCTGAAACGAAGGTGCCCGTTAGCGTAGCCGAATTGTCGACCGAAGTTGGGGTCAAGGAAACGGCTGGTACGTTGCCGGAGCGCAACGGCGTTGAATTGCAAAACGCAGATAATAAGCAATACAGCGCGACTACATTGGAGGCCGATTTCGAAGCGCAGCTGCATGATGATTTGGCGGCCTTAAATAGCAGTGCTTTGCAGCGCGAAGAGGAGCTGATCGTGTACAAAGAGCGACTGGAGAAGACACAAAGCGACAATCTGCAGTTACGCAACGAGATAGCGGAGCTGCTACTGAAATCCGGTACACAAGCGCAAACGCATATGGTGAAGCAATTGCTGGCTTACGGTGCCGTCGTGGTGGCAATTATTGTTTACTTTATCACAATGTATTTCTAAGTGCGGCCGTTTGCTGCCTTCTACGCGGTATCTGTCAAAATGGTAAGCGTTACGATATGTGGAGCGAAGagataaatgcaataaataataaaaatgcattagtACGGAAAAGAAAAGTTTGCAAAAAGTTGCGATTAAACAGCTGTACagtgtacatacaaacaaaatagcTAGGCTGCATGCATTAAATAAGATAAACAGTCAGCTTTTGCTGCTGGTGGCATAAGCTATATGCAACTCAATGTGTAGCGCCCAAATCTAAACTAAATATTAGTTCAAATTAGAAATGCTACAGTAtgtttttcattataataaggTTTTCTAAATCTGAATTCTGAACTAATATGCAGCAACTTGGCAAAATTTCCAGCGTATTTTCTTGTCCGGTATAGATTTGAGACATACACACTCATACGCCACGAGTTAAATCTATAACAATGTGAAATAATTAGGTCCATTACGAATTCTTGTAGATATTAGCAAACTTTTagtttgtaaacaaatttaaattgccACAAAAAAGCATATTACTAAGGTAATCGAAATAAGCTAACTAAacgcaaataaaagcaaacaccaatacatataaaattaaagctaaataattataattatataatgtgTATAATGTATAGCTTTAATGATAACACAGAAACGCAAACATAGGCAAAACCCAACGccgaaaaattttatgtttgtttacaaatgtacaCAGTAGCATATGTTCACAATAAAAAGTGTTCATAATGAGTGTGCAAAAGTTATTCtgtgaagcaaaaaaaatatattatttatgataAAAATGAACTGTATAAacttatgtgtgcatgtgtgcattTAAATTAAGTGTGGCGTTTATTTCcagaaaaagaaacgaaaactttaaaaaaacatCTAAAACACTAAACTCTAAGCCCCACTCATCTCTGCTGCTTGCTTGGCTGTTACCTAATTGCGGTTGCATTCATAGTGCGTTGCAATTAAGTGAATATTGCATttgtttaaacttaatttaaattattgcaTACGTAGActcacaaacaaaatatatataagcctttatgcgtatatatatagtaaatagtaAACACGCGTACATTTTATAGGAACACGTATTCGTAAAAGCTATGAAATCGTAACACAATCACAAACTATATGCTTATTCTATACTCTTACGGCGCTTATTTAACACTTACATTAACTtacattcatatttacatactcgtatatactataataaaaaaattatcatttgcgtgattagcaaaaacaacaacagaaatgtACGTAAAAAGCATTAATGTTTGAtacatttatgaaatttttcaaagtacATAGCTCAACAATGCCTAAAGCAGATCACGCCATaactcaattaaatatatttaacatttcaCCTTATTTTATGCAAAACGAAGGTGTCAATGGCTATAATTCTACAATATGTTATGCTTCGCTTCATTTGCTGTCTCAATTTAcccaaatatatattgtattctCATTCAAAACCAATTCCTTCATACCGCCCGCCCGCTCCAGTACAATTGTAATTCGCATTGAATTATATTGCAAAACAATTgtttgtttattgaaaattgcTGGTAATTTCTGTTgattaattatagaaaaaataacacCTGAtctgtttttgtttgtaaatttttgacCGCTTTACACTAACGCataatgtgtatatgtgtgcgtgtgaagCAATgcagctgtttttttttattaataattaaaaatttgcaaattgtgTGCTCTACATTAATTATTGATTATTATCTACTGCTattatcataatattatttaaattgttagtttttagttgaaattattatcataatttgtaataatataattttataaaacaaaacaaaaaaatgtaatatgcaAAACAggcgaaatatgtatgtaatattatttgaaaatgattGCGTAAATTATGTAGTGTATTTTATATGCTATTAAATGCGATACACAAACAATCACGTATCTTATTGAAAACGAAATACGAAATATAGAAGATAAAGAAATcacgaataaaaacaattattaaattcttatgcgtgtgtatatattatttttttaaaaacataaaaaaaggttgtatgtatataacttacAATTAACGACGTATACTTGCATTAACATCTAGCAATTGCACAATTACTACTGATTTATATCAGAAATATTaattgtacacatacatatgtatataaactgcaaaaaatacaaatatacggaattgcacacaaatttataaagtcacattctctatgtacatatgtacatacatacatacgtatgcactATGTGGCTAGACACTACGTCGTTATTGTTGCCCAACTTTCTTCACACACCTGCCCAATGACTGCTTATTAGTTGGCAGCGAATCAAACCTAACCGCAATGTCATGGCGATTGCGTCGCATGTAAGTAGTATAtgtattgttgttattacttaattctttgaaatatatttttcccacCAAATCTCTGAAGGtagatatgtttatatgtatgtatatgtacacttttataaacaaaaggttgtatgtttatatttaataaatttacttcAGAAGAAATTCCAATCTGCATGCAAAACTTCGACTATtcgatttattttaataatattagcgTGATTGTTCAAAAGTTCTCTTCGTACGTTTTTATTACTCAATACGCTGTAAATATGCAAACAATATTcataaacaaaatgaaaattgcagTTAACAGTTAGAACAGCAGTTAATTGAAATCACAGTCAGGTAATTATGGGCGAATAACTGCAATTTAGAGATGACCGCAATTAGTTTGTGGTATGGTATGAAGAAAAGTGCTAACTTTCGATAAAATCGCAATGTAACAtgtagaataaataaaatagcagaAACAAATGTAATTAAGCAAAATCTTTATAACATTTCCTTTTTGTAACATTTAATATCCGTTTCCGGTAGTCAAAGTTATATTCACACAACTGGAGTCACCCGGTCTTGAAACATATCGGAAGAAAAACtaagttaataattaaattaaaaataataacaaatgtaaatagtaatatttttgccaaattttcattTGATATTTAAATTGTCTCTACATAGCTCTATATCACATTAAtacaaaacatttataaattcgATAAATTATCGTCAGTGAAATATTTATTCACAATAGTTCAGAGCtgcattttatttgagtttactTTCTACAAGCGTTAAAGTTGTTGAAAATAACTGTTTCAAGAataatatagaatttttaaaatttttatgaatctttttctcatatttatcttatgtacaaaaatataatttactcaAGCAACTCTGTCAGGTTAGGGTGTGAGAATTTACTTCATGTAAAACTCATTAattagtcttcttcttcttctttacatcTTTGATTACTTTGTGCATTGCTCTGTCAGCGGTACAATTGTGAGTTGTCAGTTTCGTTTTTTCTCTGATGTGTGCGAGTGCTTATTGCGGCGAATTTGCtacatattttttagatttgtgaATTTTATGTTTCAACAACCAAGAAGTGAAATAAATCATTGTGTAGTGTCTTCCGGTGATTGACTAAAAATTTTCAAGGAAAAAAAgaacacaatatacatatatatgttaatatatatttgtgttggTCGTTTATCAGCAACGTACGTACATATAGGGGCGTGTGATCAGCCAACCTGCCTTCGTTTTTGTTAAGTGCTTATGTGTGAGTGTTCAGCTTGAACTTTTGTGTTAAATGAAAAGCCGTAATTTTAATGCAATGCACTAATTGCAAAAATGTGTTGgaatatattgtaaaatttaattgagaAGCCAATGTTTTGTGTT of Bactrocera dorsalis isolate Fly_Bdor unplaced genomic scaffold, ASM2337382v1 BdCtg219, whole genome shotgun sequence contains these proteins:
- the LOC105221809 gene encoding sarcolemmal membrane-associated protein, with the protein product MVLASNEWLNNSEDEQKRTSGSTQTATTANTTNAGNRDIADTTEVLARTTEITSTNNTAIPAVPLTTPVTTTGTANANNEIMSENPNNESHEQPEQLAQQLKNNIDDILPAANNELNDEVSITREVVNNNREVLNCDTSNTNANTANANSNINSSISGNSGENGSVTNVNTNANESSAQISNSNTSTNNANLYSNPSSNASTLQSPIVRQSKAVTITTGTALSGGNLPLSSPITPQALSSALQSVMNASNNVNVANAAVGNLQNTFLNTIGMDIGQAAKELGSAFVSGLVEAQTNITNNGSNAVQNIGSSSNASMNLETAENNGQAKIILLCEANSHPFQTRTINLTPNIECKVGRLIAKSKASESNAIFDCKVLSRNHAVLWYTDDCKFWVKDTKSSNGTFINENKLGTEAAELHFGDIVKFGVDVLENSRKEVHGCIIAFVKLYLPDGREAISIDATAQRSQYSGEGRISYEEMHRLNLYMQEVSQREKALKSKLFNIQNVLDATRKNSALCWQSLIAEDQLLHRINSLEKKLQIMEKNVPESVLRNEVLKLLEDKNSYQLTAKEALRKVYQERCDALQMLSKMELAYANSDGECKILRDQIMNTKQSLQDVNTRLQRLETDYNEYKEEAERKQQEIKEQEEQRLAEMSEKLHQREQECDDLRRRVSEFMLQRAEMVDEEEKRAIEKLDAAIGDMDLGDDDDDDNEVEENDDNEDKFDEGDGEHKEDGNEKDSSKKELRSPRVTKSLEIMNGVGTKFLHSNDEKEVLNSTSRSDVSQKEDKQKSNAKESTILKWLQNSDLNQKEGSIDIFKAICNDSDSSDEQELPLLENDVVIDSESGIGTSMEDIKLKYKKSKNKLQSVQSILCQLVEAEMSKECYKSAGANTTEHNATDIENEALKETRNEGGCAPMDHEQKLLLLKRSVAILSEAYKEICDNLNEHELQKVLTEDTKELSPPPAITVQTQFQSYAPSFNTSATAGNKLIPQDTLKPLIEAAEEEDDVKVDDLAENKVQSEQTANDDAQSEECITVTTPSTIVSNVMACEEVTLRDEVRAYQGQIKELNLKLEQVESDAQNTLEIMQIECDTYKEKLAELSKVVQKACEEKRELEKLLDKRAISVEKEQLQVEQNDATIDEPSDAETKVPVSVAELSTEVGVKETAGTLPERNGVELQNADNKQYSATTLEADFEAQLHDDLAALNSSALQREEELIVYKERLEKTQSDNLQLRNEIAELLLKSGTQAQTHMVKQLLAYGAVVVAIIVYFITMYF